GAACTGGCAACGGTTGGTAAGGCGCTCAAGCTGGAAATTGACGATTCGATGGGTAGTGGTAAAATCATCGACGAGATTTTTGGCGAGTTTGTGGAGCCGACGCTGATTCAGCCGACATTTATCACGGACTATCCGGTAGAACTGAGTCCGCTTGCTAAAAAACACCCCAGCAAACCTGGCCTTGTTGAGCGCTTTGAAGCAATCTGTAATGGCAAAGAAATTTGCAATGCGTTCAGCGAACTCAACGATCCTATTGATCAGCGAGAGCGGTTTGAAGCGCAGGTGGCGCTCAGAGACCAGGGTGATGATGAAGCCATGCAAATTGATGAAGACTATTTGCGCGCCCTCGAGTATGGCATGCCTCCAACAGCCGGCCTCGGCGTTGGCATTGATCGGCTTGCTATGATTATGACAGGCCAGGAATCCATCCGGGATGTGATTCTCTTTCCGCTGCTGAGACCAGAAAGCGCCGAAGCGCAGTTGCCAGCAGAGGAAACACCTGAAACCGTTGAGTAATTCGGCTGCTGATCCATCGAAACAGGAACAGGTGGGGTACCTCACCCTTATCTCGTCGAATACCAACTTTCGGCGACTATGGTTGGGGACCCTGGTTTCCCAGCTTGGGGACTGGTTTAACACCATTGCGCTCTACAGCCTCGTGGCCGGCCTCACAGGCTCCCCCCTGGCTATGGGGGCCATCTTCCTGTTCAAGCTGTTACCCTGGGCGCTTGTATCGCCATTGGCCGGTGTATTGGTAGACCGGTACAACCGCAGACAGATCATGATTGTATCTGATCTAATGCGGGCAGTTGTTGTGCTGGGCTTCATTTTCATCGACGATGCATCGCAGGTCCCGCTAGTCTATCTCCTCATCACGTTGCAAGTGGTCCTGGGCGCCGTATTTTTGCCGTCCAAAAGTGCATCAATCCCTAATATCACATCAGACCGCGAACTGCTTACGGCAAATGCTTTATCAGCAGCAACATGGTCTATCATGCTTGCCCTGGGCGCCGGCCTGGGCGGCCTGGCCACCGAGTATCTTGGAACAGATACTGTTTTCATCCTCGACAGTATCACCTACTTGCTCTCAGCTTATTTCATTTTCCGAGCCCGTATTCCCCAAGACACCGTTGCGCCAGCTGCAGGTAACCTGATTCGGTCTGCATACAAGGAGATTCTAGAGGGCTGGGCCTACATGCGTGCTGTACCTCGCGTAGGACGGATTGCCCTGGCAAAAGCCACCTGGGCTGTGGGGGGCGGCGCTACAGTGTACATGCTCACCTTACTCGGACAAGAAGTCATGCCCGGCGCTGAGGCAGCTGGCATCGGTGTACTGTTTTTTGCCCGAGGGCTGGGCACAGGCATTGGCCCGGTTGTATCGCGGGCGCTGTTCAAAGATCAACGCGTATGGCCGGCTGTGCTCGGTGCCAGTATTGTTGTCTCAGGAATTTTCTATGCTACTGTTGGCTGGACCGCCTCCATAGCCTGGATTATCTTTGCCGTTGTAGCTGCGCATGCTGCGAGCGGTGCAAACTGGGTATTTGCCACCGTACTGCTACAACAACGATCTGTAGACCGCCTCCGGGGGCGCGTGTTTGGCTCTGAGTGGCTGTTTGTGCTGTTTATGGAAAGCGTATCTATCCTTTGTGCAAGCATTGTATTGGAAATGGCGTGGCTTGATTTACAACAAGCATTTATCTGTTTTGCCCTGGTACAGGTGATTTGTGGCGTATTATGGCTGGGCATTATCGTTCCTGCAGAGAAAAACAACGCGCAAGAAGAGGGGATGTAGTGTTTCTTAAATGTTAAGAAATGACAGGCGGGCGGCATAAAAGGGCTTTTGGCCTCGTATTTGAACACATAGGGTTCTAATCGCCTATCAGTGTTTCCGAATCCGAAAGGATGACCGTTCAGGAATTCAACATATTCGCCCAACACGACTCAGAAGTCGCACAGACCTTGCCTGAGCTCAACGACGTTGCCCTTGTAGAAGTGGCAAATGATGGAGGTATTTTAAAACTCAATTCATTCGGAAAACAGATCTGGGGCTGGAAAAAAGGCGGAAAAATTCCTAAAACTCTCCTATCTTCCCTTCAACAGGGAAAAACCCTGTCCTTTCCAATTAGCGTAAAAGGACGTGCTGTACTTGGTACAGGCGTTGTACGTCAGAACGGTTGGTTGATTGTTGGCTATCACGAGAAGAACGTGGCTTCAGGCAAAGGAGAGTCTAGCTATAGGACTCTTATTGAGAAAATCCCCTCGATAAATCATTCGTTTCTTGATCAGGCACCACAGGGTATCCTGTTTCTCGATCGTATTGGTAATGTCATTTTTGCCAACCAACAATTCCGTGATTGTCTGCATATAGAGGGGCGCGGCGAAATCTCTGAAAATGTCTTCCAGCTCTTTGGTTTTTCGGAGTCTTTCACCTCGCAGATTCGCGACCTCCTGGCAAAAGGCATGGCAATACCACAGGATGTCTTGCAACCTGACGAATATTTGCCGCATGGTCTGCGTGTTAATGGATCACCCGTTCACGACGCCCGCAATAAAATTCTGGGTGCTGTACTCACGTTCGAAGTATTACAAACTGACGATTACAGCGCCGACCCGACTACGCATGACGTCGAAGGCCATCACCTGGCGCAATTGAAAAATGTTTTCATTGCGATGATGAGCCATGAAATCCGCACACCACTGGGTGTGATGAATGGGTACGCAGAGATTCTCAGTCAGGAATTGGAGGAGTACGAAGCATCCACCGGCAATGCGTTGCCGCCGCAAATCAAAGAATTTGTTGGAGCCATTCATGAGAATGCACAACGGCTCCTTGGCATGGTCAACGAGATGTTCGATCTCTCGAACATGCGCCAGTTGCGCCTTTCCCCAATTTCATTACACGACACCCTCTTGCCCGTGGCAAAAAAAGCACGCGCTTTTCTGGGTGAGAAAAATGTGGCGTTTGAGATGAGTCTGAGCGAGGAAGACCTTATGATCAAAGGGAATTCCAAGCGGCTAAAACAAGTGCTCAAAAACCTGTTATCCAACGCAGTTAAGTTCACCGACGAAGGCACGGTATCGCTATCGACGCGTAGTGAGGGTGAATTTGCCGTTATCGAAGTCAGAGACACGGGTGTAGGCATGTCTCAGGAGCACCTGGACCATCTGTTCACGCCATTTGTGCAGGAAGATGCCCGTTTGAACAGAGACTTCTCCGGGACCGGCCTGGGTCTTTCTCTTGCCAAACTACTGGTCGACCTGATGAATGGGCGCATCGAGGCAGAAAGCGAAAAAGGCAGAGGCTCCACCTTCCGCATCTACCTTCCGGCAGCATAACATA
The sequence above is a segment of the Bacteroidota bacterium genome. Coding sequences within it:
- a CDS encoding MFS transporter codes for the protein MSNSAADPSKQEQVGYLTLISSNTNFRRLWLGTLVSQLGDWFNTIALYSLVAGLTGSPLAMGAIFLFKLLPWALVSPLAGVLVDRYNRRQIMIVSDLMRAVVVLGFIFIDDASQVPLVYLLITLQVVLGAVFLPSKSASIPNITSDRELLTANALSAATWSIMLALGAGLGGLATEYLGTDTVFILDSITYLLSAYFIFRARIPQDTVAPAAGNLIRSAYKEILEGWAYMRAVPRVGRIALAKATWAVGGGATVYMLTLLGQEVMPGAEAAGIGVLFFARGLGTGIGPVVSRALFKDQRVWPAVLGASIVVSGIFYATVGWTASIAWIIFAVVAAHAASGANWVFATVLLQQRSVDRLRGRVFGSEWLFVLFMESVSILCASIVLEMAWLDLQQAFICFALVQVICGVLWLGIIVPAEKNNAQEEGM
- a CDS encoding ATP-binding protein, which codes for MTVQEFNIFAQHDSEVAQTLPELNDVALVEVANDGGILKLNSFGKQIWGWKKGGKIPKTLLSSLQQGKTLSFPISVKGRAVLGTGVVRQNGWLIVGYHEKNVASGKGESSYRTLIEKIPSINHSFLDQAPQGILFLDRIGNVIFANQQFRDCLHIEGRGEISENVFQLFGFSESFTSQIRDLLAKGMAIPQDVLQPDEYLPHGLRVNGSPVHDARNKILGAVLTFEVLQTDDYSADPTTHDVEGHHLAQLKNVFIAMMSHEIRTPLGVMNGYAEILSQELEEYEASTGNALPPQIKEFVGAIHENAQRLLGMVNEMFDLSNMRQLRLSPISLHDTLLPVAKKARAFLGEKNVAFEMSLSEEDLMIKGNSKRLKQVLKNLLSNAVKFTDEGTVSLSTRSEGEFAVIEVRDTGVGMSQEHLDHLFTPFVQEDARLNRDFSGTGLGLSLAKLLVDLMNGRIEAESEKGRGSTFRIYLPAA